In Campylobacter vicugnae, a genomic segment contains:
- a CDS encoding menaquinone biosynthesis decarboxylase, producing the protein MQYYINLLKENNLLKIIDKPCDIDLEIAHISYIEVKKDNSKAILFTNPINKNGDKFHPVITNIFGSFKALELIFGRDVDNIAKEIAALLKPKKPNSMKEKFDFFSYLLGLKSIFPKRLKGKGISQECQMEPNLYKLPVLKTWDDDGGAFITMGQVYTKTLNGTTQNLGMYRLQIHSQNELGMHWQIHKDAAHFFHEYKQAGQKMPVSVAIGGDPLYIWCGQAPLPKNIFELMLYGFIRKKPAKLVKSLTNDIYVPFDADFIIEGFVDPNELKDEGRFGDHTGYYTPIEPFPVMKVSKITHKKNPIFAATVVGKPPLEDKYMGYATERIFLPLLQTTAPDLIDYKMPENGVFHNLILAKFNSLYPAHAQQLMHAFWGVGQMSFVKHAIFVPSNAPDLDDYENLAKFILNKFSPKSCLITSGVCDQLDHASPNSCYGGKLGIDASIDYSTLAPSVISNTELLDKFKKISSDILEVYQYFTDTKNPICMVKVDKKSNLKSLFNSLLTLKRHFKIIIFTDIDSRIDNPYMMVWRITNSIDAQRDIYIDDEQICIDATRKTIDDGYTKEWPKETNCNQEVVKNLIDRGLIDNDTKLFEKFEIFG; encoded by the coding sequence ATGCAGTACTATATAAATTTACTCAAAGAAAATAATCTTTTAAAAATAATAGATAAACCTTGCGATATAGATCTTGAGATTGCTCATATTAGTTACATTGAGGTTAAAAAAGATAATTCTAAAGCTATACTATTTACCAATCCTATAAATAAAAACGGTGATAAATTTCATCCAGTAATTACAAATATTTTTGGTAGTTTCAAGGCTTTAGAGCTGATATTTGGGCGAGATGTTGATAATATTGCCAAAGAGATTGCAGCTCTTTTAAAACCTAAAAAACCAAATTCAATGAAAGAAAAATTTGACTTTTTTTCATATCTTTTAGGCTTAAAGTCTATCTTTCCAAAAAGATTAAAAGGCAAAGGCATATCTCAAGAGTGTCAAATGGAGCCAAATTTATATAAGCTTCCAGTTTTAAAAACATGGGATGATGATGGTGGAGCATTCATCACAATGGGGCAAGTTTATACTAAAACTTTAAATGGAACTACGCAAAATTTAGGAATGTATCGTTTGCAAATTCACTCACAAAATGAGCTAGGAATGCATTGGCAAATTCATAAAGATGCAGCTCATTTTTTTCACGAATACAAACAAGCTGGCCAAAAAATGCCTGTAAGCGTTGCCATTGGTGGAGATCCACTATATATATGGTGTGGGCAAGCACCACTACCAAAAAATATTTTTGAATTAATGCTATATGGATTTATTCGTAAAAAACCAGCAAAATTGGTAAAATCACTTACTAATGATATTTATGTACCTTTTGATGCTGATTTTATTATCGAGGGATTTGTAGATCCAAATGAGTTAAAAGATGAAGGAAGATTTGGCGATCATACTGGCTATTATACACCAATAGAGCCATTTCCAGTAATGAAAGTAAGCAAAATTACGCATAAGAAAAATCCAATATTTGCTGCAACTGTCGTGGGCAAGCCTCCTTTAGAAGATAAATATATGGGATATGCAACAGAGCGTATATTTTTACCACTTTTACAAACTACTGCGCCAGATTTGATTGATTATAAAATGCCTGAAAATGGAGTATTTCATAACTTAATATTAGCTAAATTTAATAGTCTTTATCCAGCACACGCTCAGCAGCTTATGCATGCATTTTGGGGCGTTGGTCAGATGAGCTTTGTAAAACATGCTATATTTGTCCCAAGCAATGCGCCTGATTTAGATGATTATGAGAATTTGGCTAAATTTATACTAAATAAATTTAGTCCAAAAAGCTGCCTAATAACAAGTGGAGTTTGCGATCAGCTCGATCATGCTAGTCCAAACTCATGCTATGGAGGCAAACTAGGCATAGATGCATCTATAGACTACTCTACTTTAGCACCAAGCGTGATAAGTAATACCGAACTACTAGATAAATTTAAAAAAATAAGCTCTGATATTTTAGAGGTATATCAATATTTTACCGATACCAAAAATCCAATCTGTATGGTAAAAGTAGATAAAAAATCAAACCTAAAATCTCTTTTTAACTCTCTTTTAACGCTTAAAAGACATTTTAAAATTATAATATTTACAGATATTGATTCAAGAATAGATAATCCATATATGATGGTATGGCGTATTACTAATAGCATTGATGCCCAGCGAGATATATATATAGATGATGAGCAAATTTGCATAGATGCGACTCGCAAAACCATAGATGATGGCTATACAAAAGAGTGGCCTAAAGAGACCAATTGCAATCAAGAAGTTGTTAAAAATTTGATTGATAGAGGCTTGATAGATAATGATACAAAATTATTTGAAAAATTTGAGATATTTGGCTGA
- the murI gene encoding glutamate racemase has protein sequence MVVAVFDSGFGGLSLLYEAMKKLEGCDFIYFADNENAPYGTKSIDEIKALSIDAVDFLASKADIVVIACNTATSAAVSDLREKFNIPIIGMEPAVNLGKDADGDILVIATPATIKGVKLNELLKKSNLNNKTHLLPMPKLVEFAQNMEFNSPNVKEYIKNQISKFNSKNISLLVLGCTHFNYFKDSFIDLMPNSKIVDGVDGTIRQIKRKIDELNSKGKNLDTKLLYYSSKKQKDINLITPFLSRLDKMAKI, from the coding sequence ATGGTTGTAGCAGTATTTGACTCTGGGTTTGGTGGGTTAAGCCTATTATATGAGGCAATGAAAAAGCTTGAGGGGTGTGATTTTATCTATTTTGCTGATAATGAAAATGCACCCTATGGCACTAAAAGCATAGATGAGATAAAAGCACTTAGCATTGATGCGGTTGATTTTTTAGCTAGTAAGGCTGATATTGTAGTCATTGCTTGCAATACTGCTACGAGCGCTGCTGTAAGCGACCTTAGAGAGAAATTTAACATACCAATTATCGGGATGGAACCAGCAGTAAATCTAGGTAAAGACGCAGATGGAGATATCTTAGTTATTGCTACACCTGCTACGATAAAAGGTGTAAAACTAAATGAATTACTAAAAAAATCAAATTTAAATAATAAAACTCATCTTCTGCCAATGCCTAAGCTTGTAGAATTTGCTCAAAATATGGAATTTAACTCACCAAATGTTAAAGAGTATATAAAAAATCAAATATCTAAATTTAATAGTAAAAATATATCTCTTTTAGTCTTAGGTTGCACACATTTTAACTACTTTAAAGATAGTTTTATAGACTTAATGCCAAATTCTAAAATAGTAGATGGAGTTGATGGAACCATAAGGCAGATAAAAAGAAAAATAGATGAGCTTAATAGTAAAGGCAAAAATTTAGATACAAAATTACTATACTACTCATCAAAAAAGCAAAAAGATATAAATTTAATTACCCCATTTCTCTCAAGGCTTGATAAAATGGCTAAAATCTAA
- a CDS encoding tetratricopeptide repeat protein yields the protein MKKIILIIGLLFSVIVAKDMDPKKLESSCNNGDMDACFSLGKLYYTGKGVKQDYQKAAELFKKSCDGSSRFSCLILADLYRDGKGVEQNYQKAAKLYQKSCNNGEMYGCNFLGKLYATGKGVRQDYQKAFKLYQEACEGNNVDGCFNLGFSYAYGKGAEQNYQKAAESYQKACNGDNIMGCVLLGHLHRNGYGVEQNYQKALELYQKGCDGDYVVGCPNLGVLYENGYGVEQNYQKAAELYQKACDGDYMLGCSNLGVLYRDGKGVKQNYHKATKLLQKACDGNARACTLLGILYIKGQGVKQDYQKATELFKKACDDGDSNGCGLFGNLYYKGQGVKQDYQKAAELFKKACDGGNANGCGALGSLYEEGKGVKKDNAIAKEYYGKACDLGLQKGCDEYTRLNNR from the coding sequence ATGAAAAAGATCATTTTAATCATTGGGCTACTTTTTAGCGTGATTGTGGCTAAGGATATGGATCCTAAAAAGCTAGAAAGCTCTTGCAATAATGGAGATATGGATGCTTGCTTTTCTCTTGGAAAGTTATATTATACTGGCAAAGGTGTAAAACAGGATTACCAAAAAGCTGCTGAATTATTTAAAAAATCTTGTGATGGCAGCTCTCGATTTAGTTGCCTTATTCTTGCTGATTTGTATAGAGACGGTAAAGGCGTAGAGCAAAATTATCAAAAAGCTGCTAAGTTATATCAAAAATCCTGTAATAATGGCGAAATGTATGGTTGTAATTTTCTTGGAAAACTGTATGCAACCGGAAAAGGCGTAAGACAAGATTACCAAAAAGCTTTTAAACTATATCAAGAAGCATGTGAAGGTAATAATGTGGATGGTTGCTTTAATCTTGGGTTCTCATATGCATATGGCAAAGGTGCAGAACAGAATTATCAAAAAGCTGCTGAGTCATACCAAAAAGCCTGTAATGGTGATAATATAATGGGTTGCGTTTTGCTTGGACATTTGCATAGAAATGGTTATGGCGTAGAACAGAATTATCAAAAAGCTCTCGAGTTATATCAAAAAGGCTGTGATGGCGATTATGTGGTTGGTTGCCCTAATCTTGGGGTTTTATATGAAAATGGTTATGGTGTAGAACAGAATTATCAAAAGGCTGCTGAGTTATATCAAAAAGCCTGTGATGGCGATTATATGCTTGGTTGTTCTAATCTTGGGGTTTTATATAGAGACGGTAAAGGTGTAAAGCAAAATTACCACAAAGCTACCAAATTATTGCAAAAAGCCTGTGATGGTAATGCACGTGCTTGCACTTTACTTGGAATTTTATACATAAAAGGTCAAGGAGTAAAACAGGATTACCAAAAAGCTACTGAACTATTTAAAAAAGCTTGTGATGATGGCGATTCAAATGGTTGCGGTCTTTTTGGGAATTTATATTATAAAGGTCAAGGAGTAAAACAGGATTACCAAAAAGCTGCTGAACTATTTAAAAAAGCTTGTGATGGTGGCAATGCAAATGGTTGCGGTGCTCTTGGGTCCTTATATGAAGAAGGTAAAGGCGTAAAGAAAGATAATGCTATAGCCAAGGAGTATTATGGTAAGGCTTGTGATTTAGGCTTACAAAAAGGCTGTGATGAATATACAAGATTAAATAATAGATAA
- the glmS gene encoding glutamine--fructose-6-phosphate transaminase (isomerizing), producing MCGIVGYIGNKEKKNIILNGLKELEYRGYDSAGMAIASGDEIGYYKAVGKLENLANKMKDYESKGFGVAIGHTRWATHGKPTEINAHPHLGEYSFVIHNGIIENYKELKDELEAAGVKFLSQTDTEVIVHLFEEYNKSAKTPFDAYKKTISRLKGAYATLLVTKAAPGELFFAKNAAPLIIARDADEFYLSSSDSPLIGLAKDAIYLEDGTYGVVKLGSLNIYDENDNEVKLSFSELPKDKGYALKDGYRFFMEKEIYEQSQVIAECLMGRLSDDDLSLDIDESVLDGIDEIVLCACGTSYHAALAASYLLERLAKIRATVVVASEFRYKEPFLNPNSLFVVISQSGETADTLEALKIAKNSNLKTLAICNVDNSSIVRMAKEVLLTRAGIEKGVASTKAFATQMICLWMLALKLAKVRGTISTKVLQDEISALRNIPSVVNFDKSLQEKIYRKAKHYVHGHGFFFIGRDIFYPLALEGALKLKEISYLHAEGYPAGEMKHGPIALADEGLYTIALLPQTILYDKTKSNVEELAARDAFITTISPIEFELSDDFIRINSHSHPMSEFFEIMVVLQLFALEISIRLGNDVDMPRNLAKSVTVE from the coding sequence ATGTGTGGAATTGTTGGTTATATTGGTAATAAAGAGAAAAAAAATATTATATTAAATGGACTTAAAGAGTTAGAATATCGTGGCTATGATAGTGCTGGAATGGCTATAGCTAGTGGCGATGAGATAGGATATTATAAGGCTGTTGGAAAACTTGAAAATTTAGCCAATAAGATGAAAGATTATGAGTCTAAAGGCTTTGGCGTAGCTATCGGTCATACTAGATGGGCAACGCATGGAAAGCCTACTGAGATTAACGCTCATCCACATCTTGGTGAGTATAGCTTTGTTATCCATAATGGTATTATAGAAAATTACAAAGAGCTAAAAGATGAGCTAGAAGCAGCTGGAGTGAAGTTTTTAAGTCAAACTGATACTGAGGTTATTGTTCATCTTTTTGAAGAGTATAATAAAAGTGCTAAAACTCCATTTGATGCATATAAAAAGACTATATCAAGATTAAAAGGTGCATATGCTACTTTGCTTGTAACTAAGGCAGCTCCTGGTGAGTTGTTTTTTGCTAAAAATGCAGCTCCACTTATCATCGCTAGAGATGCTGATGAGTTTTATCTATCTAGTTCAGATTCTCCACTTATTGGTTTGGCTAAAGACGCGATATATCTTGAAGATGGCACATATGGCGTAGTAAAACTTGGAAGTTTAAATATATATGATGAAAATGATAATGAAGTAAAATTGAGCTTTAGCGAGTTGCCAAAAGATAAAGGCTATGCGTTAAAAGATGGTTATAGATTTTTTATGGAAAAAGAGATCTATGAGCAGTCTCAAGTGATTGCTGAGTGTTTAATGGGAAGATTAAGCGATGATGATTTGAGCTTAGATATAGATGAGAGTGTGCTTGATGGCATTGATGAGATAGTGCTATGTGCTTGCGGTACAAGCTATCATGCAGCACTAGCTGCTAGTTATCTGCTAGAAAGATTAGCTAAGATTAGAGCTACTGTGGTAGTTGCTAGTGAATTTAGATATAAAGAGCCGTTTTTAAATCCAAATTCGCTATTTGTAGTAATTAGCCAAAGTGGCGAAACGGCAGATACTTTAGAGGCTTTAAAAATTGCTAAAAACTCAAATTTAAAAACTTTAGCCATCTGTAATGTGGATAATTCAAGTATTGTTAGAATGGCTAAAGAGGTTTTACTAACTCGTGCAGGTATAGAAAAAGGCGTAGCAAGTACTAAAGCTTTTGCTACTCAGATGATCTGCTTATGGATGTTAGCTCTAAAACTTGCTAAAGTTCGTGGCACTATAAGCACTAAAGTTTTACAAGATGAGATAAGCGCTCTTCGAAATATCCCAAGCGTGGTAAATTTTGATAAAAGTTTGCAAGAAAAAATTTATCGCAAAGCTAAGCATTATGTGCATGGACATGGATTTTTCTTTATCGGAAGGGATATTTTTTATCCATTAGCTCTTGAAGGTGCGTTAAAATTAAAAGAGATTAGCTATTTACATGCTGAAGGTTATCCAGCTGGAGAGATGAAGCATGGGCCAATAGCCTTAGCAGATGAGGGGTTATATACGATTGCATTATTACCACAAACTATCTTATATGATAAGACTAAATCAAATGTAGAAGAGCTTGCAGCTAGAGATGCATTTATCACGACTATCTCTCCGATTGAATTTGAGCTAAGCGATGATTTTATTAGGATTAATTCGCACTCTCATCCTATGAGTGAGTTTTTTGAGATTATGGTTGTGTTGCAGTTATTTGCACTTGAGATTTCTATTAGATTGGGTAATGATGTAGATATGCCACGCAATCTTGCTAAGAGTGTAACGGTGGAGTAG
- a CDS encoding nucleotidyltransferase family protein has protein sequence MRSSKNKTNVKLKEDIAKCKESLKGQFIKLGGRNYGIYQAKEIDKFLKSAFDIVKLDSFGEFILSDDSVPLCVVAIGSYALGEMSVKSRIDLAIIYKNELGYNSKAIAQRYLQILKNVGLDIEAKLYEQDELSAICDDIELAVLFSHIRLVCGSKILYKNIKTQITQINKDKKDELIRYHLNKLEPMSCPHYLDCSPNLLNGSGGFMDYKRAFWLFSLFGSTLKSNALKYIDENELSEMNLAFDYISSLRSALQISGGGEILGREYLDSVTKIMQTKAKKGLSPQEILLSKCLWAMHTIYIYSRYLARRAFGVRISLGTARICRLSNGIYNIANTIYVPSCKKPKDFELVLKELSLLPDVELAFDISALIYIKRLEDSSSTKVYEGLKKILNRKHSKDILKLLLDSSKLLKIIKPMEFSSHLASLEGEYSLDESCIAVVGELESIEDKFVFSLYADLCANGKMLLKLVALMHKASMNYTSSANIFRSYCVKLDLMQKTINMGMNLIKNQNQLIDLLSEPINESAMLSLVSSIKEKQALKLLYILSYARLKAKNSHPFSATQNAKLRQIYDSALSAFDSDENLIDIVSKRTKKIELLKKQKEFISLDKQIKDRILAIESNLLFLKYTQQQIIDIALKANDCSNINLELTSHSVKIITKSSWNMAMVLWELRNLDLAYMEIFELFDGKSYIRLDYNSKIENSQNQIIQALCSKDNPQCDKPVILSNEISFDMNYSQNYAKLNINSKDQRGFMVYILSMLSKFQIKLANARIQTIKNRTRNVLLLHIEDKLKDKIDQFLKEIITE, from the coding sequence ATGAGATCAAGTAAAAATAAGACAAATGTGAAATTAAAAGAAGATATAGCAAAATGTAAAGAGAGCTTAAAAGGTCAATTTATAAAACTTGGTGGTAGGAATTATGGAATTTATCAAGCCAAAGAGATAGATAAATTTTTAAAATCAGCCTTTGATATAGTTAAATTAGATTCATTTGGTGAGTTTATACTAAGTGATGATAGTGTGCCTTTGTGTGTGGTGGCTATCGGTAGTTATGCGCTTGGCGAAATGAGTGTTAAAAGCAGAATTGACCTAGCTATAATCTATAAAAATGAATTAGGCTATAATTCTAAAGCTATTGCTCAAAGATATTTGCAAATTCTAAAAAATGTAGGCTTAGATATAGAAGCAAAGCTATATGAACAAGATGAGCTAAGTGCGATCTGCGATGATATCGAGCTGGCTGTATTGTTTAGTCATATTCGTCTAGTATGTGGCTCAAAAATTCTATATAAAAATATTAAAACTCAAATTACTCAAATCAATAAAGATAAAAAAGATGAGCTAATTCGTTATCATTTAAATAAGCTTGAGCCGATGAGTTGTCCGCACTATTTAGATTGTAGTCCAAATTTGCTTAATGGTAGTGGTGGATTTATGGATTATAAAAGGGCGTTTTGGCTATTTAGTCTCTTTGGCAGCACATTAAAATCTAATGCATTAAAATATATAGATGAAAATGAATTAAGCGAGATGAATTTAGCATTTGATTATATTAGTTCGCTACGCTCAGCCTTGCAAATTAGTGGTGGTGGCGAAATTTTAGGTCGTGAATATCTAGATTCTGTAACTAAAATTATGCAAACCAAAGCAAAAAAGGGCCTAAGCCCTCAAGAGATACTCCTAAGTAAATGCCTATGGGCAATGCATACTATATATATCTATTCAAGATATCTAGCAAGGCGCGCTTTTGGCGTAAGAATATCTTTAGGTACTGCTAGAATTTGTAGGCTTTCAAATGGGATATATAATATTGCAAATACTATCTATGTGCCAAGCTGTAAAAAGCCAAAAGATTTTGAGCTTGTCCTTAAAGAATTAAGCCTATTGCCTGATGTTGAGCTTGCTTTTGATATAAGTGCTTTAATATATATAAAACGCCTAGAAGATAGTAGCTCTACAAAGGTCTATGAAGGGCTAAAAAAGATATTAAATCGTAAGCATAGTAAGGATATTTTAAAGCTTCTTTTAGATAGTTCAAAGCTTCTTAAAATTATTAAACCAATGGAATTTAGCTCACATCTTGCTAGCTTGGAGGGCGAGTATAGTCTAGATGAGAGCTGTATAGCAGTTGTGGGTGAGCTAGAGAGCATTGAGGATAAATTTGTCTTTAGTCTTTATGCTGATTTGTGTGCTAATGGCAAAATGCTCTTAAAGCTAGTAGCTCTTATGCATAAAGCCTCAATGAATTATACAAGTAGTGCTAATATATTTCGTTCATATTGTGTTAAATTAGATTTAATGCAAAAGACCATAAATATGGGTATGAATTTGATTAAAAATCAAAATCAGCTTATAGATCTACTTTCAGAGCCGATTAATGAATCAGCAATGCTAAGCCTAGTAAGCTCTATTAAAGAAAAACAAGCTTTAAAATTGTTATATATCTTAAGTTATGCTAGATTAAAAGCTAAGAATTCACACCCATTTAGCGCTACACAAAATGCTAAGCTACGCCAAATTTATGATAGTGCTTTAAGCGCTTTTGATAGTGATGAGAATCTAATAGATATCGTAAGTAAGCGTACTAAAAAGATTGAGCTTTTAAAAAAGCAAAAAGAATTTATATCATTAGATAAGCAGATAAAAGATAGAATTTTGGCCATAGAGTCAAATTTGCTCTTTCTTAAATATACTCAGCAGCAAATTATCGATATCGCACTTAAGGCTAATGATTGCTCAAATATAAATCTAGAATTAACAAGCCATAGCGTAAAAATTATCACTAAAAGCAGCTGGAATATGGCTATGGTTTTATGGGAGTTACGCAATTTAGATCTTGCTTATATGGAGATTTTTGAGCTTTTTGATGGTAAGAGTTATATAAGGCTTGATTATAATTCTAAGATTGAAAATAGTCAAAACCAAATTATCCAAGCTTTATGCTCTAAAGATAATCCGCAGTGTGATAAACCAGTTATTTTATCTAATGAGATTAGTTTTGATATGAATTATTCACAAAATTATGCTAAGCTAAATATAAATTCAAAAGATCAGCGTGGTTTTATGGTTTATATCCTAAGTATGCTTAGTAAATTCCAAATTAAGTTAGCAAATGCTAGAATACAAACTATCAAAAATCGCACCAGAAATGTGCTACTTCTACATATAGAAGATAAGCTAAAAGATAAAATAGATCAATTTTTAAAAGAGATTATAACGGAGTAA
- a CDS encoding major outer membrane protein has product MRLTKLSLATIIAAGALANLANATSLEEAIKNVEVTGYARYRFDSQNAKLASFEDTDNEHRFTSDIDFKATLDDRFFGVIGFRYDSVDSSGENVNSKTMVGVDDRGEDSFGQTFNIRQFYLGYTAGNTTLTAGRQVLGTFFTDDMVGTGIKVLNSDIGGLTLVGMAFDNLQGDSDIGSSAFILGNAKATLDLDGEISGKLEYVTDRNLYGVAAIGSYDPISFQLWYSALDSVAQLYAADVTLGANIGDVDLSLQAQAAGSSMWANSARAVVYDPTQVPAKYEMADLNLDDATFLAAKLGAKGFGFDGSVGYININTKDNGYSLISFEDQGGFITAGEDLLDYTFIDGDLSAYFATAGYTFANKVRVGADYVGMRVVYNEIKNIEPNSTVDAYEAVARVDYKYSKKLNFKAWYSYMNGDNEASDNQHLRFEARYNF; this is encoded by the coding sequence ATGAGATTAACCAAACTAAGCTTAGCTACAATCATAGCTGCAGGTGCTTTAGCAAATTTAGCAAACGCTACATCACTTGAAGAAGCTATTAAAAATGTAGAAGTAACAGGTTATGCAAGATATAGATTTGATAGTCAAAATGCAAAACTAGCATCTTTTGAAGATACAGATAATGAACATAGATTTACATCTGATATTGATTTTAAGGCTACTTTAGATGATAGATTTTTTGGTGTTATTGGCTTTAGATATGATAGCGTTGATAGCTCAGGTGAAAATGTTAATTCTAAAACTATGGTTGGCGTAGATGATAGGGGTGAGGATAGCTTCGGTCAAACATTTAATATTCGCCAATTCTATCTAGGATATACAGCTGGTAATACTACCCTTACAGCTGGTCGCCAAGTTCTAGGCACATTTTTTACTGATGATATGGTGGGAACTGGTATTAAGGTGCTTAATAGTGATATTGGCGGATTAACTTTAGTTGGTATGGCGTTTGATAATTTGCAAGGTGATAGCGATATTGGTTCAAGTGCTTTTATTTTAGGTAATGCAAAAGCAACTCTTGATCTTGATGGCGAAATTAGTGGCAAACTAGAGTATGTAACTGATAGAAATCTATATGGCGTAGCTGCTATTGGCTCATATGACCCTATTAGCTTCCAACTATGGTATAGCGCACTTGATAGCGTAGCCCAGCTATACGCTGCTGATGTAACTCTAGGCGCTAATATAGGCGATGTAGATCTAAGCTTGCAAGCTCAAGCTGCTGGTTCGAGTATGTGGGCTAATAGTGCTAGAGCAGTAGTATATGACCCTACGCAAGTTCCAGCTAAATATGAAATGGCAGATCTGAATTTAGATGATGCTACATTTTTAGCTGCTAAATTAGGTGCTAAAGGCTTTGGCTTTGATGGTAGTGTAGGTTATATAAACATAAATACTAAAGATAATGGATATTCTTTAATCTCATTTGAAGATCAAGGGGGCTTTATCACAGCTGGTGAAGATCTGCTAGATTATACATTTATAGATGGTGATTTATCAGCTTATTTTGCAACTGCTGGTTATACATTTGCTAATAAAGTAAGAGTAGGCGCTGATTATGTAGGTATGAGGGTTGTCTATAATGAAATAAAAAATATTGAGCCAAACTCAACTGTAGATGCATATGAAGCAGTAGCTAGAGTAGATTATAAATATAGCAAAAAACTTAACTTCAAAGCTTGGTACTCATATATGAACGGAGATAATGAGGCTAGCGATAATCAACACTTAAGATTTGAAGCTAGATATAACTTTTAA
- a CDS encoding c-type cytochrome has product MKIAKWAIPLLIASNLIAANDSYIIEADGEFGKELKALVEKHAKDNNLSVKVYENSNKQPSKFEDDEDDRFINIGINKNANYNSDKGKELYDKNCKSCHGEKGTKRAMSVSERLSDMSGDDIADSMAGYRGDAQYGGRLKYLMRPIAIKMSLKDLGHIIAYLKGDNAFAIDEDENDDIKTTPTTQGSYLE; this is encoded by the coding sequence ATGAAAATAGCAAAATGGGCGATACCATTACTAATAGCCTCAAACCTAATAGCTGCAAATGATAGCTATATAATAGAAGCTGATGGAGAGTTTGGCAAGGAGTTAAAAGCCCTAGTAGAAAAACACGCCAAAGATAATAACCTAAGCGTAAAAGTATATGAAAATAGCAATAAACAGCCATCTAAATTTGAAGATGATGAAGATGATAGATTTATAAATATTGGTATAAATAAAAATGCTAATTATAACAGCGATAAAGGCAAAGAATTATATGATAAAAACTGCAAATCCTGCCACGGCGAAAAAGGCACTAAAAGGGCTATGTCAGTTTCAGAAAGATTAAGCGATATGAGTGGAGATGATATAGCTGACTCAATGGCTGGATATAGAGGTGATGCTCAGTATGGTGGTAGATTGAAGTATCTAATGAGACCAATTGCAATTAAGATGAGTCTAAAAGATTTAGGCCATATAATAGCCTATTTAAAAGGCGATAATGCCTTTGCCATAGATGAAGATGAAAATGATGATATCAAAACTACCCCAACTACTCAAGGTAGCTATTTAGAGTAA